The following proteins are encoded in a genomic region of Diadema setosum chromosome 10, eeDiaSeto1, whole genome shotgun sequence:
- the LOC140233683 gene encoding uncharacterized protein: MKVSTMIVTTIITMITPTIISMTMSATLTTTIITKIITMITTISTRIITTIITAITAITTISTTIITTIIMTVTTTIIATIMITMTISTTISTTISTRMSTTISTVISTRMSTTINMAISTSIITMTITTITTTTSMTISTTTVMMIFTISTTNSMKVSTMIVTTIITMITPTIISMTMSTTLTTMISMTITTRIITKIMTMIMTISVRIITTIITAITVMIITAISTTIITAIIMTSTTTIITAISTTIITTIMITMTINTTISTMIITTISTRMSTTISTTISTSIITTIITAITTISTRITTTISTTISTTIATTIITTIITKITTISTTISTTKSTMIIITISTTITTTIITITTTTSMTISTMTIMMIITTISTTNSMRVSTMIITTIITMITPTIISMTMSATLTTTISTTITTTVSTTIITTITTTVSTTMSMTIITTSTDPPPSSFSFLYCYGAAQLAFLQLPMNDLTIMLNPCDPFEVDLFFKYVLHKNYPV; this comes from the exons ATGAAGGTCAGCACGATGATCGTCACGACGATCATCACCATGATCACCCCCACAATAATCAGCATGACGATGAGCGCCACGCTAACCACCACGATCATCACCAAGATCATCACCATGATCACGACGATCAGCACGAGGATCATCACCACGATCATCACCGCGATCACCGCGATCACCACGATCAGCACGACGATCATCACCACGATCATCATGACAGTCACTACGACGATCATCGCCACGATCATGATCACCATGACGATCAGTACGACGATCAGCACTACGATCAGCACGAGGATGAGCACTACGATCAGCACGGTGATCAGCACGAGGATGAGCACTACGATCAACATGGCGATCAGCACCTCGATCATCACGATGACTATCACCACGATTACCACCACGACCAGCATGACGATCAGCACGACGACCGTCATGATGATTTTCACCATCAGCACAACGAACAGTATGAAGGTCAGCACGATGATCGTCACGACGATCATCACCATGATCACCCCCACAATAATCAGCATGACGATGAGCACCACGCTCACCACCATGATCAGCATGACGATCACCACCAGGATCATCACCAAGATCATGACCATGATCATGACGATCAGCGTGAGGATCATCACCACGATCATCACCGCGATCACCGTGATGATCATCACCGCCATCAGCACGACGATCATCACCGCGATCATCATGACGAGCACCACGACGATCATCACGGCGATCAGCACGACGATCATCACCACGATCATGATCACCATGACGATCAATACGACGATCAGCACGATGATCATCACTACGATCAGCACGAGGATGAGCACTACGATCAGCACGACGATCAGTACCTCGATCATCACGACGATTATCACGGCGATCACCACCATCAGCACGAGGATCACCACGACGATCAGCACGACGATCAGCACCACGATCGCCACCACAATCATCACCACGATCATCACCAAGATCACCACAATCAGCACGACAATCAGCACGACAAAGAGCACcatgatcatcatcacaatcagtACGACGATCACCACCACGATCATCACGATTACCACCACGACCAGCATGACGATCAGCACGATGACCATCATGATGATTATCACCACCATCAGCACAACAAACAGTATGAGGGTCAGCACGATGATCATCACGACGATCATCACCATGATCACCCCCACAATAATCAGCATGACGATGAGCGCCACGCTCACCACCACGATCAGCACGACGATCACCACCACGGTCAGCACGACgatcatcaccacgattaccACCACGGTCAGCACAACGATGAGCATGACGATCATCACCACCAGCACTGACCCACCACCGTCatccttttctttcttatatT GCTACGGTGCGGCTCAACTTGCGTTTCTGCAGCTGCCGATGAACGACCTGACGATCATGCTGAATCCGTGTGACCCGTTCGAGGTCGATCTCTTCTTCAAGTACGTCCTCCACAAAAACTACCCTGTGTAA